In Arthrobacter sp. QXT-31, one genomic interval encodes:
- a CDS encoding MFS transporter, whose amino-acid sequence MTADRTADAGTHNSLDLAAATTADAPDTLALEVRPGRWIANWDAENKHQWESQGRSIARRNLNWSIFAEFLGFVVWQLWSIVVVQLPAAGFTFSTSEIFWLISMPSLVGATLRIPYTFMVPRFGGRNWTIVSALLLLIPSVGLAVCVSNPETPFGVMLLVAALAGFGGGNFASSMANITFFYPAREKGWALGLNAAGGNLGAAVAQLAVPIAITLLAAGTVNLPMAGLMWVPLILLAAFGAYKYMNNLTSAKGDVAGSVAAIKEPHLWVMALLYIGTFGSFIGFAGVFPKLIKDYFPEFSSISVGAVALSLAFLGPLVGSLARPYGGRMADRMGGARMTVAAFASMAVITLTMIWTLPLKNFWLFLVLFLMLFTASGFGNGATYRMIPVIFATSSRAARSGASSVQTQRLASSALGLISAIGAYGGFVIPQVLNASNTASGSYTPAFYGFVGAYALMLAVCWFCYIRNANRNAMGHV is encoded by the coding sequence GTGACTGCTGACCGCACCGCAGACGCCGGAACCCATAATTCCCTCGATCTTGCCGCCGCCACCACTGCCGATGCACCCGATACCCTTGCCCTCGAAGTGCGCCCCGGTCGCTGGATCGCCAACTGGGACGCCGAGAACAAGCACCAGTGGGAATCCCAGGGCCGCTCCATCGCACGCCGCAACCTCAACTGGTCCATCTTCGCCGAATTCCTTGGCTTCGTCGTCTGGCAGCTGTGGTCGATCGTCGTCGTCCAGCTCCCCGCTGCGGGCTTCACGTTCAGCACCTCCGAAATCTTCTGGCTTATCTCCATGCCGAGCCTGGTCGGCGCCACGCTCCGGATCCCGTACACGTTCATGGTTCCGCGCTTCGGTGGCCGGAACTGGACCATCGTCTCCGCCCTGCTCCTGCTGATCCCCTCGGTGGGACTGGCCGTGTGCGTTTCCAACCCGGAAACACCGTTCGGCGTCATGCTCCTGGTGGCCGCCCTTGCAGGCTTCGGCGGCGGCAACTTCGCCAGCTCGATGGCCAACATCACCTTCTTCTACCCCGCCCGTGAAAAGGGCTGGGCCCTGGGCCTGAACGCCGCCGGCGGCAACCTCGGCGCCGCGGTGGCACAGCTTGCCGTGCCGATCGCCATCACACTGCTGGCCGCGGGCACCGTCAACCTGCCAATGGCAGGGCTCATGTGGGTTCCGCTGATCCTCCTGGCAGCCTTCGGCGCCTACAAGTACATGAACAACCTCACGAGCGCCAAGGGCGACGTGGCCGGTTCTGTTGCAGCAATCAAGGAACCCCACCTGTGGGTCATGGCACTGCTGTACATCGGCACATTCGGCTCCTTCATCGGCTTCGCCGGCGTGTTCCCGAAGCTCATCAAGGACTACTTCCCCGAATTCTCCTCCATCTCCGTCGGCGCAGTGGCCCTCTCCCTGGCCTTCCTCGGCCCGCTGGTCGGTTCCCTGGCCCGCCCCTACGGCGGCCGCATGGCCGACCGCATGGGAGGAGCGCGCATGACGGTGGCAGCCTTCGCCTCGATGGCCGTCATCACCCTGACCATGATCTGGACCCTGCCGCTGAAGAACTTCTGGCTCTTCCTGGTCCTGTTCCTGATGCTGTTCACGGCCAGCGGCTTCGGAAACGGCGCCACCTACCGCATGATCCCGGTGATCTTCGCGACCTCCAGCCGGGCAGCCCGCTCCGGAGCCAGCTCGGTGCAGACCCAGCGCCTGGCCTCCTCGGCACTCGGCCTAATCTCAGCCATCGGCGCCTACGGCGGGTTCGTCATCCCGCAGGTGCTCAACGCCTCCAACACCGCCAGCGGCTCCTACACCCCGGCCTTCTACGGCTTCGTCGGAGCGTACGCCCTGATGCTCGCCGTCTGCTGGTTCTGCTACATCCGCAACGCCAACCGAAACGCGATGGGACACGTCTAA
- a CDS encoding molybdopterin oxidoreductase family protein — translation MTKSADTHCPYCALQCAMTLKSPAAQAATGLAPAAQPGSGPVPALAVPALEGPALEVNGRDFPTNRGGLCRKGWTSASLLQHPGRVTEPMLKGPDGVFRPISWDEALGRVTAAVKDARARYGADSVGVFGGGGLTNEKAYQLGKFARLALGTSRIDYNGRFCMSSAAAAGMRAFGLDRGLPFPLEALDTASTILMLGSNVAETMPPFVQHLQGVRDAGGLIVVDPRRSATAGFTSDGGGIHLQPLPGTDLTLLLGLSHVVIHEGLLDAEYIEARTTGFDAVVRSVNAYWPERVQSITGVPADLIRETARRLAAGARRGGTYILTGRGVEQHVDGTDTATAAINLSLLLGLPGSARSGYGTLTGQGNGQGGREHGQKADQLPGYRKITDPAARAHMASVWGVDESLIPGPGLPAVQLLKSLGQPDGVRCLLVHASNIAVASPDANAVIRGLRSLDFLVVCDFFMSETAAEADLVLPVLQWAEEEGTLTNLEGRVLRRRQAIQPPAGARSELWIMARLAEALEAPSTYSDDPETVFEELRQASAGGAADYSGIDYALLDSGAAAYWPYPAGSTGTPRMFLDAFAHPDGKAVMTPVAPRRRRTPTANPDPAAKPMTLITGRLLEHYQSGAQTRRVAELLASQPEARVQIHPAAAAAMGITEGAEVSVANERGEEVCRAELSTAIRQETVFLPFHFPELESANRLTEAATDPISGMPEFKFNKVWVRLAAATPASSVLQTAEAS, via the coding sequence ATGACCAAAAGCGCCGACACGCACTGCCCCTACTGCGCCCTGCAGTGCGCCATGACGCTCAAGTCCCCGGCGGCCCAGGCCGCCACGGGCCTGGCCCCGGCTGCACAGCCGGGGTCAGGCCCCGTGCCTGCCCTTGCGGTGCCTGCTCTCGAGGGGCCCGCCCTCGAGGTGAACGGCCGCGACTTCCCCACCAACCGCGGCGGCCTCTGCCGCAAGGGGTGGACCTCGGCCTCGCTCCTGCAGCACCCCGGACGCGTCACCGAGCCCATGCTCAAAGGGCCCGACGGCGTCTTCCGCCCCATCTCCTGGGATGAGGCCCTGGGACGCGTCACCGCCGCCGTGAAGGATGCCCGGGCCAGGTACGGCGCGGACTCCGTCGGCGTGTTCGGCGGCGGCGGCCTCACCAACGAAAAGGCGTACCAGCTCGGCAAATTCGCCCGCCTCGCACTGGGAACCTCGCGAATCGACTACAACGGCCGGTTCTGCATGTCGTCCGCGGCGGCCGCGGGCATGCGGGCCTTCGGCCTGGACCGCGGGCTGCCCTTTCCGCTGGAGGCGCTGGATACGGCCAGCACCATCCTGATGCTCGGATCCAACGTCGCCGAGACCATGCCGCCCTTCGTCCAGCACCTGCAGGGCGTCCGCGACGCCGGCGGCCTCATCGTGGTGGACCCGCGGCGTTCCGCCACAGCGGGATTCACCTCCGACGGCGGCGGCATCCACCTCCAGCCCCTCCCCGGCACCGACCTCACGCTCCTGCTGGGCCTCTCCCACGTAGTGATCCACGAAGGCCTCCTCGACGCCGAATACATCGAGGCGCGCACCACCGGCTTCGACGCCGTGGTCCGGTCCGTCAACGCCTACTGGCCGGAACGGGTGCAGTCCATCACCGGCGTACCCGCCGACCTCATCCGTGAGACAGCCCGCCGGCTGGCCGCCGGCGCGCGCCGCGGCGGCACTTACATCCTGACCGGACGCGGCGTGGAGCAGCACGTGGACGGCACGGACACCGCCACGGCGGCCATCAACCTCAGCCTCCTGCTGGGCCTGCCGGGCAGCGCCCGCAGCGGCTACGGCACGCTCACGGGGCAGGGCAACGGCCAGGGCGGCCGCGAGCACGGCCAGAAGGCCGACCAGCTGCCCGGTTACCGCAAGATCACCGATCCCGCCGCACGGGCACATATGGCCTCGGTGTGGGGCGTGGATGAGTCCCTCATTCCGGGTCCCGGCCTGCCAGCCGTGCAGCTGCTCAAGTCCCTGGGACAGCCCGACGGCGTCCGGTGCCTTTTGGTGCACGCCTCCAACATCGCCGTCGCGTCCCCGGATGCCAACGCCGTCATCCGCGGGCTCCGCAGCCTGGATTTCCTGGTGGTCTGCGACTTCTTCATGTCCGAGACCGCAGCCGAGGCTGACCTCGTCCTGCCGGTGCTGCAGTGGGCCGAAGAGGAAGGCACCCTGACCAATCTGGAAGGCCGCGTGCTCCGCCGCCGGCAGGCGATCCAGCCGCCCGCCGGCGCCCGCAGCGAGCTGTGGATCATGGCCCGGCTCGCCGAGGCCCTCGAGGCGCCGTCCACCTACAGCGACGACCCCGAGACGGTCTTCGAGGAGCTGCGCCAGGCATCAGCGGGAGGCGCGGCTGACTACTCGGGCATCGACTACGCCCTGCTGGACAGCGGCGCAGCCGCGTACTGGCCCTACCCCGCAGGCAGCACCGGAACCCCACGCATGTTCCTGGACGCCTTTGCCCACCCGGACGGCAAGGCCGTCATGACACCGGTGGCGCCGCGCCGCCGTCGTACTCCCACTGCCAATCCAGACCCGGCCGCCAAGCCCATGACCCTGATCACCGGCAGGCTGCTGGAGCACTACCAGTCAGGCGCGCAGACGCGGCGGGTGGCCGAACTCCTGGCGTCGCAGCCCGAAGCCCGGGTGCAGATCCATCCGGCGGCCGCCGCCGCCATGGGGATCACGGAGGGTGCGGAGGTCTCGGTGGCGAATGAGCGCGGTGAGGAGGTCTGCCGTGCCGAGCTCAGCACCGCCATCCGCCAGGAGACCGTTTTCCTGCCGTTCCACTTCCCCGAACTGGAAAGCGCGAACCGGCTGACGGAAGCCGCCACGGACCCCATCTCCGGGATGCCCGAATTCAAGTTCAACAAAGTATGGGTCCGGCTGGCAGCCGCCACCCCGGCCAGCAGCGTTCTTCAGACAGCGGAGGCCTCATGA
- a CDS encoding FAD-dependent oxidoreductase, with product MSEQIVIVGFGPVAARLVDELLPALRAGQVGLTVIGQETEAAYNRVLVADLGVGRTTPEALALADAAALVADGVDVRLGVAVRRVDRARQSVLLSDGTTAHYDRLVFATGSRPVVPNLTGLNPDPAAPVLPPGVTALRDLRDAGVLRTAVESRKRVVVLGGGVLGLETALAAAEEGATVTVVHNGPHPLGRNIDRGGGAVLAASLRSCGVRMAGNARSTGIEHNGPDGGFSALLLDDGSAIDGDLLVLSCGVRPRIELAEGCGLSTGTGILVDHRLRAHHEPHIFAIGDCAEVRCPDPACIECRTARGPSGLVGPGWRQAEWLAEYLLLLSEGAVEDAEALPPLPQEKPGVIVLKARGMNMAVAGDNSAEPWDEEVLAAGAVNGRPRLQVAQWADPEHGRYVKMTTRGGVLEGLVSVGMPRTAGELVQLFERGAELPADRSLLLRLDGPDQLAAAGPSNDPESTVCRCAGVSGGKIADAAAGGCSTVAEVSTATRAGTGCGGCHEDIKGLIEKHFQGAAA from the coding sequence ATGAGCGAGCAGATTGTAATTGTCGGATTCGGTCCGGTGGCCGCGCGGCTGGTGGATGAGCTGCTGCCGGCACTGCGTGCCGGGCAGGTGGGGCTGACGGTCATCGGGCAGGAAACCGAGGCCGCCTACAACCGCGTGCTGGTGGCCGACCTCGGCGTTGGCCGCACCACGCCCGAGGCGCTGGCCCTCGCCGACGCCGCAGCACTGGTGGCCGACGGCGTGGACGTCCGGCTGGGCGTGGCGGTCAGGCGCGTGGACCGCGCCCGGCAGTCCGTCCTCCTCTCCGACGGCACCACCGCGCACTACGACCGGCTGGTCTTCGCCACCGGATCCCGGCCGGTGGTCCCCAACCTCACCGGGCTGAACCCGGACCCCGCGGCCCCCGTCCTCCCGCCGGGCGTCACCGCGCTCCGCGACCTCCGCGACGCCGGGGTGCTGCGGACGGCGGTGGAAAGCCGCAAGCGCGTGGTGGTGCTGGGCGGCGGCGTGCTGGGGCTGGAGACGGCCCTCGCGGCCGCAGAGGAAGGCGCCACGGTCACCGTGGTGCACAACGGCCCCCACCCGCTGGGCCGGAACATCGACCGCGGCGGCGGCGCCGTCCTGGCTGCCAGCCTGCGCAGCTGCGGCGTCCGGATGGCCGGAAACGCCCGTTCCACCGGCATTGAACACAACGGCCCCGACGGCGGGTTCTCGGCGCTGCTGCTCGACGACGGGTCGGCGATCGACGGCGACCTGCTGGTCCTCTCCTGCGGCGTCCGCCCGCGCATCGAACTCGCCGAAGGCTGCGGACTTTCCACCGGCACGGGCATCCTGGTGGACCACCGGCTGCGTGCCCACCACGAGCCGCACATCTTCGCCATCGGTGACTGCGCCGAGGTCCGCTGCCCGGATCCCGCCTGCATCGAGTGCCGCACGGCGCGGGGACCCTCAGGGCTGGTGGGGCCCGGCTGGCGCCAGGCCGAATGGCTCGCCGAATACCTCCTGCTGCTGTCCGAGGGTGCCGTGGAGGACGCTGAAGCACTGCCCCCGCTCCCCCAGGAGAAGCCGGGCGTGATTGTGCTGAAGGCCCGCGGCATGAACATGGCCGTGGCCGGTGACAACTCCGCGGAACCGTGGGATGAGGAAGTCCTGGCAGCCGGCGCCGTCAACGGCAGGCCGCGGCTGCAGGTGGCCCAGTGGGCGGACCCCGAGCACGGGCGCTACGTGAAGATGACCACCCGCGGCGGCGTGCTGGAGGGCCTGGTCAGCGTGGGCATGCCGCGCACCGCCGGAGAGCTGGTGCAGCTCTTCGAACGCGGCGCTGAACTGCCGGCGGACAGGTCCCTGCTCCTGCGCCTCGACGGACCCGACCAGCTGGCTGCAGCAGGTCCCTCCAACGATCCTGAGAGCACCGTGTGCCGCTGCGCCGGCGTGAGCGGAGGCAAGATCGCCGACGCCGCCGCAGGCGGGTGCTCCACCGTGGCCGAGGTTTCCACCGCCACCCGCGCGGGCACCGGCTGCGGCGGCTGCCACGAGGACATCAAAGGACTGATCGAGAAGCACTTTCAGGGAGCTGCCGCCTGA
- a CDS encoding NAD(P)H-quinone dehydrogenase, whose translation MTMHPDFSAPRIAILGGGPGGYEAAMVAASLGAIVTIIERAGLGGSAVLTDVVPSKTLIATSDLMTRVSGAGELGVKFDVDGGDFVPVMRADLKHINDRLLGLARQQSRDIQTGLEHQNVRILNGSGKLVDNHTIEVLTADGTETVEADAILLTVGAHPRELPTARPDGERILNWAQIYNLDELPEELIVVGSGVTGAEFASAYNGLGSKVTLISSRDRVLPGSDTDAAEVLEDVFERRGVRVLSRSRAETVDRTDDGVVVTLGDGSKVTGSHCLVCVGSIPNTAGIGLEEAGVALTESGHIKVDGVSRTTAPNIYAAGDCTGVLALASVAAMQGRIAIAHFLGDQVTPIKLHQVASNIFTSPEIASVGVSEAEIESGKYQGDVIKLSLQSNARAKMRNVKDGFVKIFARKGSGTVIGGVVVGANASELIFAISIAVKQKLHVDDVASTFTVYPSLSGSISEAARRLHVHM comes from the coding sequence GTGACTATGCATCCTGATTTCAGCGCCCCCCGAATCGCAATTCTCGGCGGAGGCCCGGGTGGCTACGAAGCCGCCATGGTGGCCGCCTCGCTGGGAGCCATTGTCACCATCATCGAGCGGGCCGGCCTCGGCGGCTCAGCGGTGCTGACCGACGTCGTACCATCCAAAACGCTGATCGCGACGTCGGACCTGATGACCCGCGTCAGCGGCGCCGGGGAGCTGGGAGTCAAGTTCGACGTCGACGGCGGGGACTTCGTTCCCGTCATGCGCGCCGACCTCAAGCACATCAACGACCGCCTGCTCGGCCTCGCCCGCCAGCAGTCCCGCGACATCCAGACCGGCCTCGAGCACCAGAACGTCCGGATCCTGAACGGCTCCGGGAAGCTGGTGGACAACCACACCATCGAAGTCCTGACCGCGGACGGAACCGAAACCGTCGAGGCTGACGCCATCCTGCTGACCGTCGGCGCGCACCCGCGGGAGCTGCCCACGGCGCGGCCGGACGGCGAACGGATCCTGAACTGGGCGCAGATCTACAACCTGGACGAACTGCCCGAAGAACTGATCGTGGTGGGTTCCGGCGTGACCGGCGCCGAGTTCGCCTCCGCCTACAACGGCCTGGGCTCCAAGGTCACCCTGATCTCCAGCCGCGACCGCGTGCTTCCGGGCTCCGACACCGATGCAGCCGAGGTGCTGGAGGACGTCTTCGAACGCCGCGGCGTGCGGGTGCTGTCCCGTTCGCGGGCCGAGACGGTGGACCGGACCGACGACGGCGTGGTGGTCACCCTCGGTGACGGCTCCAAGGTCACTGGCAGCCACTGCCTGGTGTGCGTGGGCTCCATTCCCAACACCGCCGGCATCGGCCTGGAGGAAGCCGGCGTGGCGCTGACCGAAAGCGGCCACATCAAGGTGGACGGCGTCTCCCGCACCACCGCCCCGAACATCTACGCTGCCGGCGACTGCACCGGCGTCCTAGCGCTCGCCTCCGTCGCCGCCATGCAGGGCCGCATCGCCATCGCGCACTTCCTGGGCGACCAGGTGACCCCCATCAAGCTGCACCAGGTGGCCTCCAACATCTTCACCTCGCCGGAAATCGCGTCGGTGGGTGTGTCCGAGGCGGAGATCGAGTCCGGCAAGTACCAGGGCGACGTCATCAAGCTCTCCCTGCAGAGCAACGCCCGTGCCAAGATGCGCAACGTCAAGGACGGCTTCGTCAAGATCTTCGCCCGCAAGGGCTCGGGCACCGTGATCGGCGGCGTGGTGGTGGGCGCCAACGCGTCTGAGCTGATCTTCGCCATCTCCATCGCGGTGAAGCAGAAACTGCACGTCGACGACGTCGCCAGCACCTTCACGGTGTACCCCTCGCTGAGCGGCTCCATCTCCGAGGCTGCCCGCCGCCTGCACGTCCACATGTAG
- a CDS encoding purine-nucleoside phosphorylase has protein sequence MSTTEFLNTDPFEAARTAADFIASETGVAAHDTALVLGSGWAGAADLIGETTATLAASEVPGFSAPAVAGHVGTIRSVLTREGKRALVLGARTHYYEGKGVRAVVHGVRTAAAAGCKTLVVTNGCGGLNADWAPGTPVLIKDHINLTAASPLEGATFVDLTDLYSPRIRDLARDVDPSLEEGVYAQFPGPHYETPAEVQYAKRIGADLVGMSTALEAIAARHAGMEVFGISLVTNLAAGISPTPLSHEEVLEAGHAAGPRISKLLAEIIGRL, from the coding sequence GTGAGCACAACAGAATTCCTGAACACGGACCCCTTCGAGGCGGCCCGCACGGCCGCGGACTTCATCGCGTCTGAGACCGGCGTCGCAGCGCACGACACGGCCCTGGTCCTGGGCTCCGGCTGGGCCGGGGCCGCCGACCTTATCGGCGAGACCACGGCGACGCTGGCGGCCTCGGAGGTCCCCGGCTTCTCCGCCCCGGCAGTGGCGGGGCACGTGGGAACGATCCGCTCAGTGCTGACGCGGGAAGGCAAACGCGCCCTGGTCCTCGGCGCCCGCACCCACTACTACGAAGGCAAGGGCGTCCGGGCCGTCGTGCACGGTGTGCGCACCGCAGCTGCCGCCGGCTGCAAAACCCTCGTGGTCACCAACGGCTGCGGCGGGCTCAACGCTGACTGGGCACCCGGCACCCCGGTGCTCATCAAGGATCACATCAACCTCACCGCGGCCTCACCGCTGGAAGGCGCCACCTTCGTCGACCTGACTGACCTGTACTCGCCGCGGATCCGGGACCTGGCCCGCGACGTCGACCCCTCCCTTGAAGAGGGCGTCTACGCCCAGTTTCCCGGCCCGCACTACGAGACGCCGGCCGAGGTGCAGTACGCCAAGCGGATCGGCGCTGACCTGGTAGGCATGTCGACGGCGCTGGAGGCCATCGCCGCCCGGCACGCCGGCATGGAGGTCTTTGGCATCTCGCTGGTCACCAACCTCGCCGCGGGCATCAGCCCCACGCCGCTCAGCCATGAGGAAGTGCTTGAAGCCGGACACGCAGCCGGGCCGCGCATCTCCAAGCTCCTGGCGGAAATCATCGGCCGGCTCTAA
- a CDS encoding RrF2 family transcriptional regulator, which translates to MKLNQGVEWALHCCVNLAWVPAGEPISSGRLAELYGLPPAYLNKQLQCLVRAGVLQSVSGPRGGFQLARRPDRISVLDVVLAIEGRDLAFRCDGILGNCPGGSADEDYVRSCIISQSMRQAELAWRTELARQTVAGIAQSLERRFPDARASSLSQLLADDKRGVI; encoded by the coding sequence GTGAAATTGAACCAGGGGGTGGAGTGGGCCCTTCACTGCTGCGTGAACCTGGCGTGGGTGCCCGCCGGGGAACCCATCAGCAGCGGCAGGCTGGCCGAGCTCTACGGGCTGCCGCCGGCCTACCTCAACAAACAACTGCAGTGCTTGGTGCGCGCGGGCGTCCTGCAGTCGGTGTCCGGCCCCAGGGGAGGGTTCCAGCTGGCGCGCCGGCCCGACCGCATCTCGGTGCTGGACGTGGTGCTCGCCATCGAAGGCCGGGACCTGGCATTCCGCTGCGACGGCATCCTGGGGAACTGCCCCGGCGGTAGCGCGGATGAGGACTACGTCCGGAGCTGCATCATTTCGCAGTCCATGCGGCAGGCGGAGCTGGCCTGGCGGACCGAGCTCGCGCGGCAGACCGTGGCAGGGATTGCCCAGTCGCTTGAGCGGCGCTTCCCCGACGCGCGGGCCAGTTCACTCTCCCAACTCCTCGCAGACGACAAGCGAGGGGTCATTTAG
- a CDS encoding phospho-sugar mutase, whose protein sequence is MTSSEADLQLLNDARAWAAQDPDPRTAATLTELVKLTEAGTPAARQDLEDSFRGTLQFGTAGLRAALGPGPNRMNRIVVRRAAAGFANFLVRTVAEAAPGTRPRAVVGYDARYNSDIFAAETAAVFTAAGIETFLMPAALPTPVLAYAVRALECDGGVMVTASHNPPQDNGYKVYLGRHAVEESGRGAQIVAPYDTLIATEIGNVGDVASIPLARDGWTTLDATITSDYEAATAALADRTLVPARDLKIVLTPLHGVGGATAVSVLRAAGFDDVTLVSEQAEPDPDFPTVSFPNPEEPGALDLALQAAAQADADIVLANDPDADRAAVAAKDPDTGAWRMLRGDEVGALLGAHVVARLAASGTEAEGVFASSVVSSRLLSRIATAAGYAHQETLTGFKWIARVPGLVYGYEEALGYCVAPDLVRDKDGLSAAVLIAELAAAAKAAGKTIFDTLDELYLVHGLHASDQLSIRVGDLGLLDAMMNRLRVNPPESFGGSAVESFVDLAEGSEQLPPTDGLLYVTRDLSRVIIRPSGTEPKLKCYLEVIRNVGSAAELPEARLAARAALDQVLTDVREALGL, encoded by the coding sequence ATGACGTCTTCCGAAGCCGATCTGCAGTTGCTCAACGATGCCCGCGCCTGGGCCGCCCAGGACCCGGATCCCCGGACGGCGGCAACGCTGACCGAACTCGTGAAGCTCACCGAGGCAGGCACGCCCGCCGCCCGGCAGGACCTTGAAGACAGCTTCCGGGGAACGCTGCAGTTCGGCACGGCCGGCCTGCGCGCAGCCTTGGGACCGGGCCCTAACCGGATGAACCGCATCGTGGTCCGCCGCGCAGCGGCGGGCTTCGCAAATTTCCTGGTCCGGACGGTGGCGGAGGCTGCGCCGGGAACCCGGCCGCGCGCCGTCGTCGGCTATGACGCCCGCTACAACTCGGACATCTTCGCGGCAGAAACCGCCGCGGTGTTCACCGCCGCGGGGATCGAGACGTTCCTGATGCCGGCCGCCCTGCCGACGCCCGTGCTGGCGTATGCGGTCCGGGCGCTGGAGTGCGACGGCGGGGTGATGGTCACGGCCAGCCACAACCCTCCGCAGGACAACGGGTACAAGGTGTACCTGGGCCGGCACGCGGTGGAGGAAAGCGGCCGGGGCGCACAGATCGTGGCACCGTACGACACCCTGATCGCCACTGAGATCGGCAACGTGGGCGACGTTGCCTCGATCCCCCTGGCCCGGGACGGATGGACGACGCTGGACGCCACGATCACCAGTGACTACGAGGCGGCCACGGCCGCGCTGGCCGACCGGACGCTCGTCCCGGCCCGGGACCTGAAGATCGTCCTGACGCCGCTGCACGGCGTCGGCGGAGCCACAGCTGTCTCCGTGCTCCGGGCAGCCGGGTTCGACGACGTGACACTGGTCAGCGAGCAGGCGGAGCCGGACCCTGACTTCCCCACCGTCAGTTTTCCCAACCCCGAGGAACCCGGCGCCCTCGACCTGGCGCTTCAGGCGGCGGCACAGGCGGACGCGGATATTGTCCTGGCGAACGACCCGGACGCCGACCGTGCCGCGGTGGCGGCGAAGGACCCCGACACGGGTGCATGGCGGATGCTCCGGGGTGACGAGGTGGGCGCCCTGCTGGGAGCGCACGTGGTGGCGCGCCTGGCGGCCTCCGGAACGGAAGCGGAGGGCGTATTCGCCAGTTCGGTTGTTTCGTCACGGCTGCTTTCGCGCATCGCTACGGCAGCCGGGTATGCGCATCAGGAAACCCTGACCGGGTTCAAGTGGATCGCCCGGGTGCCGGGCCTCGTCTACGGCTATGAGGAGGCGCTGGGCTACTGTGTTGCGCCGGACCTGGTCCGCGACAAGGACGGCTTGTCTGCTGCCGTGCTCATTGCGGAACTGGCGGCCGCAGCCAAGGCCGCAGGCAAGACGATCTTCGACACCCTCGACGAGCTGTACCTGGTGCACGGGCTGCACGCGAGCGACCAGCTGAGCATCCGCGTCGGGGACCTGGGCCTGCTGGATGCCATGATGAACCGGCTGCGCGTAAACCCGCCCGAATCGTTCGGCGGCTCGGCCGTCGAGTCATTCGTGGATCTGGCCGAAGGCAGCGAACAGCTGCCCCCGACCGACGGGCTGCTCTACGTGACCCGCGACCTCAGCCGGGTGATCATCCGGCCGAGCGGCACGGAGCCCAAACTCAAGTGCTACCTGGAGGTCATCCGCAACGTCGGGTCCGCCGCGGAACTGCCGGAAGCCCGGCTGGCGGCCAGAGCCGCGCTGGACCAGGTGCTTACGGACGTCCGCGAGGCCCTCGGGCTGTAA
- the nirD gene encoding nitrite reductase small subunit NirD, whose product MTATLELEDLATGFAGWHRVCAVEDLELAWGEAALVAGRQVALFRTAPGEVFAVAQEDPATGAFVMARGILGSRGTRPTIASPLHKEVYDLETGECFGNADLRLATFNTRIIDGVIEVEL is encoded by the coding sequence ATGACGGCAACACTGGAACTTGAGGATCTCGCCACCGGGTTTGCAGGCTGGCACCGCGTTTGCGCAGTGGAGGACCTGGAACTGGCCTGGGGCGAAGCGGCACTCGTAGCCGGCCGGCAGGTGGCCCTGTTCCGCACGGCCCCCGGTGAGGTTTTCGCCGTGGCCCAGGAGGACCCGGCCACTGGCGCGTTCGTCATGGCACGCGGCATCCTCGGCTCACGCGGCACACGCCCCACGATCGCGTCACCGCTGCACAAGGAGGTCTACGACCTCGAGACGGGCGAGTGCTTCGGCAACGCTGACCTGCGCCTGGCCACGTTCAACACGCGCATCATCGACGGCGTCATCGAGGTTGAGCTCTAA